One genomic segment of Streptomyces sp. NBC_00239 includes these proteins:
- a CDS encoding GNAT family N-acetyltransferase: protein MDDLVTERLVLHPMSAAEAERLLAPGPADAAAWAPGYPAEVDAIGARNFLSTCAETGDPQPFGAYEIRRRVDGLAIGGLGFHGPADDDGSVTIGYGLIPSVRGEGYATEAVRALLGLARAHGIRSVRGDTAHDNIASQRVMAAAGLRLVAEDDQLKYYELSWEEAPAPTPAGAGTGRDLDGAPPTTGGAP from the coding sequence ATGGATGACTTGGTAACCGAACGGCTGGTCCTTCATCCGATGAGCGCCGCGGAAGCGGAGCGCCTGCTGGCGCCCGGGCCCGCCGACGCCGCGGCCTGGGCGCCCGGCTATCCGGCCGAGGTCGACGCGATCGGCGCCCGGAACTTCCTCAGCACCTGCGCGGAGACCGGGGACCCGCAGCCCTTCGGGGCGTACGAGATACGCCGCCGCGTCGACGGGCTGGCCATCGGCGGGCTGGGGTTCCACGGACCGGCCGACGACGACGGCAGCGTCACCATCGGATACGGACTGATCCCCTCGGTGCGCGGCGAGGGGTACGCCACCGAGGCGGTGCGGGCCCTGCTGGGCCTGGCCAGGGCGCACGGGATCCGCAGCGTGCGCGGCGACACCGCCCACGACAACATCGCCTCGCAGCGGGTGATGGCGGCGGCCGGGCTGCGGCTGGTCGCCGAGGACGACCAGCTGAAGTACTACGAGCTGTCGTGGGAGGAAGCCCCGGCCCCGACCCCCGCCGGCGCCGGAACCGGGCGCGACCTGGACGGCGCGCCGCCGACGACGGGGGGCGCGCCCTAG
- a CDS encoding alpha/beta hydrolase: MSLTGDLALALSALLACAVFAGTVWAWPRLAGRGARPVLGRITLQLCLTLALIAPLGLAVNSSYGFYGSWGDLLALERDEAAPPGTGPGRGDGLRVTGAYRWRHRGSADPAVIGRIDAVVLHGPRSGLTAKAYVYLPPEYLRAATAQRARFPVVVALSGFPSTTRVLIDLFGYPQRALDGVRAGRMRPAVLVMLTPTVAPPRDTECVDVPGGPQTETFFAGDLPEAVAAHYGLTRDPRAWGVMGNSVGGYCALKLALRRPQAYRAAAGLSASYRAAHDRETGDLFAGSGLLRRENDLLWRLRRLPQPPVSLLVASSRKGEHQYPDTVEFVRAVRPPARVSSMILDSGGHNYDTWAREVQPALDWLVGRLRTP; the protein is encoded by the coding sequence ATGTCGCTCACCGGGGACCTGGCACTCGCCCTCTCGGCGCTCCTGGCCTGCGCCGTGTTCGCCGGCACGGTGTGGGCGTGGCCGCGGCTCGCCGGCCGCGGGGCCCGGCCGGTGCTCGGCCGGATCACGCTCCAGCTGTGCCTGACCCTGGCGCTGATCGCGCCGCTCGGGCTGGCGGTGAACTCCTCGTACGGCTTCTACGGCTCGTGGGGCGATCTGCTCGCCCTGGAACGGGACGAGGCGGCCCCGCCGGGCACCGGCCCGGGTCGCGGCGACGGGCTGCGGGTCACCGGGGCGTACCGCTGGCGCCACCGCGGGTCCGCGGATCCGGCGGTGATCGGCCGGATCGACGCGGTCGTCCTGCACGGGCCGCGCAGCGGGCTCACCGCGAAGGCGTACGTGTACCTCCCGCCGGAGTACCTGCGGGCGGCGACGGCGCAGCGGGCCCGGTTCCCCGTCGTGGTCGCGCTCAGCGGTTTCCCGAGCACCACCCGGGTGCTGATCGACCTGTTCGGGTACCCGCAGCGGGCACTGGACGGGGTGCGGGCCGGGCGGATGCGGCCCGCCGTGCTGGTGATGCTGACCCCGACGGTCGCCCCGCCCCGGGACACGGAGTGCGTGGACGTGCCCGGTGGGCCGCAGACGGAGACGTTCTTCGCCGGCGACCTGCCGGAGGCGGTCGCCGCCCACTACGGGCTCACCCGGGATCCGCGCGCCTGGGGCGTGATGGGCAACTCGGTGGGCGGCTACTGCGCGCTGAAGCTGGCGCTGCGCAGGCCGCAGGCCTACCGGGCGGCGGCCGGGCTGTCCGCCTCGTACCGGGCGGCCCACGACCGGGAGACCGGTGACCTGTTCGCCGGCAGCGGGCTGCTGCGGCGCGAGAACGACCTGCTGTGGCGGCTGCGCCGGCTGCCGCAGCCGCCGGTCTCGCTGCTGGTCGCGAGCAGCCGCAAGGGCGAGCACCAGTACCCGGACACCGTGGAGTTCGTGCGCGCCGTGCGACCCCCCGCGCGGGTGTCCTCGATGATCCTGGACAGCGGCGGGCACAACTACGACACGTGGGCGCGCGAGGTGCAGCCGGCCCTGGACTGGCTGGTGGGCCGGCTGCGCACGCCGTGA
- a CDS encoding alpha/beta fold hydrolase — translation MAIAHRTVGSGPVRVIVLHDWFGTSANWGSVLDYLDPGRFTYAFLDYRGYGDRKAETGRYSVPEIADDVLALADELGWDTFSLVGHSMGGKAVQQVLVRAPERVEKLVGLTPVPAAPYAMDDATHDLFFGAAEDPAKRHAILDLVTGNRASRHWLDRMVAHSLAVSRPEAFAGYLASWQSLDLSSAVKGSALPVLVLVGAHDLALTAEVMEATWQVWYPNVEIRTLAGSGHYPMHETPVALVTEIEAFLTA, via the coding sequence ATGGCCATCGCCCACCGGACCGTCGGATCGGGGCCGGTCCGCGTCATCGTGCTGCACGACTGGTTCGGGACCTCCGCCAACTGGGGTTCCGTCCTGGACTACCTCGACCCGGGCAGGTTCACGTACGCCTTCCTCGACTACCGGGGCTACGGCGACCGCAAGGCGGAGACCGGCCGCTACAGCGTCCCGGAGATCGCCGACGACGTCCTCGCCCTCGCCGACGAGCTCGGCTGGGACACGTTCTCGCTCGTCGGGCACTCGATGGGCGGCAAGGCCGTCCAGCAGGTCCTGGTCCGGGCCCCCGAGCGGGTCGAGAAGCTGGTCGGGCTGACCCCCGTGCCGGCCGCGCCCTACGCGATGGACGACGCGACGCACGACCTGTTCTTCGGGGCCGCCGAGGACCCGGCCAAGCGGCACGCCATCCTCGACCTGGTCACCGGCAACCGGGCGAGCCGCCACTGGCTGGACCGGATGGTCGCGCACTCCCTGGCCGTGTCCCGGCCCGAGGCCTTCGCCGGCTACCTCGCCAGCTGGCAGTCCCTCGACCTGTCGTCCGCCGTCAAGGGCAGCGCCCTGCCGGTGCTCGTGCTGGTCGGCGCCCACGACCTCGCGCTGACGGCCGAGGTGATGGAGGCCACCTGGCAGGTCTGGTACCCGAACGTCGAGATCCGCACCCTGGCCGGCAGCGGCCACTACCCGATGCACGAGACCCCGGTGGCCCTCGTCACCGAGATCGAGGCGTTCCTCACCGCGTAG
- a CDS encoding phosphocholine-specific phospholipase C produces the protein MAELDRRRFLQLAGGGAAALTMLSDSIARAAAIPAQGATGTLQDVEHVVVLMQENRSFDHYFGALKGVRGFGDPRPVTQPNGKSVWHQSNGSKDVLPFRPPADNLGMQFLQDLNHDWAGGQKAFNKGKYDQWVPAKTATTMAYLTREDIPFHYALADAFTICDAYHCSFIGSTDPNRYYMWTGYTGNDGTGGGPVLNNAEAGYGWTTYPERLEAAGVSWKIYQDIGDGLNAAGSWGWINDAHRGNYGDNSLLYFNTYRNAQPGSPLYEKARTGTNAKAGEGLFDKLRADVQGGRLPSVSWIAAPEAFTEHPNWPANYGAWYIAQVLDALTSNPDVWARTALFITYDENDGFFDHVVPPFVPSGTAQGLSTVATTLDYFPGKTGYVAGPYGLGQRVPMLVVSPWSKGGYTCSETFDHTSIIRFMEQRFGVQEPHITPWRRAVCGDLTSAFDFSRTDTAPAALPPTAGYYPPDKARHPDYVPPVPATGTMPRQEAGAKPTRPLKYAPYVDGSANISTGKYQLTFSGGVAAGAQFLVTAPNRTDGPWTYTTEAGKTLSDSWNSSYSKTVTDLTVHGPNGFLRRFRNAAKTAGPEATARHNAVTGTLDLTFTNAGSADAHLTVTNAYGGAPQTFTVRTGTTVTHAMDLRTTRNWYDVTVVSAENSTFLRRLAGKVETGAAGLSDPGILTV, from the coding sequence ATGGCTGAACTCGACCGCCGCCGTTTCCTCCAGCTGGCCGGCGGTGGCGCCGCCGCGCTCACGATGCTGTCCGACAGCATCGCGCGCGCCGCCGCCATCCCCGCCCAGGGCGCGACCGGGACCCTCCAGGACGTCGAGCACGTCGTCGTCCTGATGCAGGAGAACCGTTCCTTCGACCACTACTTCGGCGCGCTGAAGGGCGTCCGCGGCTTCGGCGACCCCCGGCCGGTGACCCAGCCGAACGGCAAGTCCGTCTGGCACCAGTCGAACGGCAGCAAGGACGTTCTGCCCTTCCGCCCGCCGGCCGACAACCTCGGCATGCAGTTCCTCCAGGACCTCAACCACGACTGGGCGGGCGGCCAGAAGGCCTTCAACAAGGGCAAGTACGACCAGTGGGTGCCTGCCAAGACCGCCACCACCATGGCGTACCTGACCCGCGAGGACATCCCGTTCCACTACGCGCTCGCCGACGCGTTCACCATCTGCGACGCGTACCACTGCTCGTTCATCGGCTCCACCGACCCCAACCGCTACTACATGTGGACCGGGTACACGGGCAACGACGGCACCGGCGGCGGACCCGTGCTCAACAACGCCGAGGCGGGCTACGGCTGGACCACCTACCCGGAGCGCCTGGAGGCGGCCGGGGTCTCCTGGAAGATCTACCAGGACATCGGCGACGGCTTGAACGCCGCCGGTTCGTGGGGCTGGATCAACGACGCCCACCGCGGCAACTACGGCGACAACTCCCTGCTGTACTTCAACACCTACCGCAACGCCCAGCCCGGCAGCCCCCTGTACGAGAAGGCCCGCACGGGCACCAACGCCAAGGCGGGCGAAGGCCTGTTCGACAAGCTGCGCGCCGACGTGCAGGGCGGCCGGCTCCCGTCGGTCTCCTGGATCGCCGCCCCCGAGGCCTTCACCGAGCACCCCAACTGGCCGGCGAACTACGGCGCCTGGTACATCGCGCAGGTGCTCGACGCGCTGACGTCGAACCCCGACGTGTGGGCCCGTACCGCCCTGTTTATCACGTACGACGAGAACGACGGCTTCTTCGACCACGTCGTCCCGCCGTTCGTGCCCTCGGGCACCGCCCAGGGCCTGTCGACGGTCGCCACCACCCTCGACTACTTCCCCGGCAAGACCGGCTACGTCGCCGGCCCGTACGGCCTCGGCCAGCGGGTGCCCATGCTGGTCGTCTCACCCTGGAGCAAGGGCGGCTACACCTGCTCCGAGACCTTCGACCACACCTCGATCATCCGCTTCATGGAGCAGCGCTTCGGCGTGCAGGAGCCCCACATCACCCCGTGGCGCCGGGCCGTGTGCGGCGACCTGACCTCCGCCTTCGACTTCAGCCGTACGGACACCGCGCCCGCCGCGCTGCCGCCGACCGCCGGGTACTACCCGCCGGACAAGGCCCGCCACCCCGACTACGTGCCGCCCGTCCCGGCCACCGGCACCATGCCGCGCCAGGAAGCCGGCGCCAAGCCGACCCGGCCGCTCAAGTACGCGCCCTACGTGGACGGTTCGGCGAACATCTCCACCGGCAAGTACCAGCTGACCTTCAGCGGCGGCGTAGCGGCCGGAGCCCAGTTCCTCGTCACCGCCCCGAACCGCACCGACGGCCCCTGGACCTACACCACGGAAGCCGGCAAGACCCTCTCCGACTCCTGGAACAGCTCCTACTCCAAGACCGTCACCGACCTCACGGTGCACGGACCCAACGGCTTCCTGCGCCGCTTCCGCAACGCCGCCAAGACCGCCGGACCCGAGGCCACCGCCCGCCACAACGCGGTCACCGGCACCCTCGACCTGACCTTCACCAACGCCGGCAGCGCCGACGCCCACCTCACCGTCACCAACGCCTACGGCGGCGCCCCGCAGACCTTCACGGTCCGCACCGGGACCACGGTCACCCACGCCATGGACCTGCGCACCACCCGCAACTGGTACGACGTCACCGTCGTCTCCGCCGAGAACAGCACCTTCCTGCGCCGGCTCGCCGGCAAGGTCGAGACGGGCGCCGCGGGCCTCAGCGACCCCGGCATCCTGACCGTCTGA
- the msrB gene encoding peptide-methionine (R)-S-oxide reductase MsrB has protein sequence MPYEIEKPDEQWQAELTPSEYQVLRLAGTEPAFRGEYTDTKTAGVYACRACGAELFRSDTKFDSHCGWPSFYDPKDSEAVELIADTSHGMVRTEVRCAKCGSHLGHVFEGEGYGTPTDQRYCINSISLRLSPDEA, from the coding sequence ATGCCGTACGAGATCGAGAAGCCCGACGAGCAGTGGCAGGCGGAACTCACCCCTTCGGAGTACCAGGTCCTGCGCCTGGCCGGCACCGAGCCCGCCTTCCGCGGTGAGTACACCGACACCAAGACGGCCGGCGTGTACGCCTGCCGCGCCTGCGGGGCCGAGCTGTTCCGCTCGGACACCAAGTTCGACTCGCACTGCGGCTGGCCGTCGTTCTACGACCCGAAGGACAGTGAAGCGGTCGAGCTGATCGCGGACACCTCCCACGGCATGGTCCGCACGGAGGTCCGCTGCGCGAAGTGCGGCTCCCACCTGGGCCACGTCTTCGAGGGCGAGGGCTACGGCACCCCCACCGACCAGCGCTACTGCATCAACAGCATCTCCCTGCGCCTGAGCCCCGACGAGGCCTGA
- the murC gene encoding UDP-N-acetylmuramate--L-alanine ligase, whose translation MTLGLPTAMDRPHFIGIGGAGMSGIAKILAQRGAKVAGSDSRESATAEALRALGATVHIGHDAGHLADDASCVVVSSAIRADNPELTRAAELGIPVVHRSDALAAVMGGTRPIAVAGTHGKTTTTSMLAVSLSALGLDPSYAIGGDLDAPGSNAQHGAGEIFVAEADESDRSFHTYAPEVAIVLNAELDHHANYASMDEIYESFEIFVGKVVPGGTLVVSADQAGAVELTRRIRAAGSPVTIVTYGESESADVRVTKVTPRGLTSEVTVVMDGRPLTFTVSVPGRHYAHNAVAALVAGVALGIPVHNLASALGKYTGVKRRLQLKGEAAGVQVIDSYAHHPTEMTADLEAIRGAAGDSRILVVFQPHLFSRTQELGTEMGQALALADGSVVLDIYPAREDPVPGVTSEIIIGAARAAGADVTAEHDKGAVPDVIAGMAKPGDLVLTMGAGDVTDLGPAILARLAN comes from the coding sequence ATGACACTCGGCCTGCCGACCGCCATGGACCGGCCCCACTTCATCGGCATCGGCGGCGCCGGAATGTCCGGAATCGCAAAGATCCTCGCCCAGCGGGGAGCGAAGGTGGCCGGCAGCGACTCCCGTGAGTCCGCCACCGCCGAGGCGCTGCGCGCCCTCGGCGCCACGGTCCACATCGGGCACGACGCCGGCCACCTCGCGGACGACGCCAGCTGCGTCGTCGTCTCCAGCGCCATCCGCGCCGACAACCCCGAACTCACCCGTGCGGCCGAACTCGGGATTCCGGTCGTGCACCGGTCCGACGCACTGGCCGCCGTGATGGGCGGCACCCGCCCGATCGCGGTCGCCGGCACCCACGGCAAGACCACGACCACCTCGATGCTGGCCGTGTCCCTCTCGGCCCTCGGCCTGGACCCCTCGTACGCCATCGGCGGCGACCTCGACGCCCCCGGCTCGAACGCGCAGCACGGCGCCGGCGAGATCTTCGTCGCCGAGGCGGACGAGAGCGACCGCAGCTTCCACACGTATGCGCCCGAGGTCGCCATCGTCCTCAACGCGGAGCTGGACCACCACGCCAACTACGCCTCGATGGACGAGATCTACGAGTCCTTCGAGATCTTCGTCGGCAAGGTCGTGCCCGGCGGCACCCTGGTGGTCTCCGCGGACCAGGCCGGCGCCGTCGAGCTGACCCGCCGTATCCGGGCCGCCGGCTCGCCCGTGACGATCGTCACGTACGGCGAGAGTGAGAGCGCCGACGTCCGCGTCACCAAGGTCACCCCGCGCGGCCTGACCAGCGAGGTCACCGTGGTCATGGACGGCCGCCCGCTGACCTTCACGGTCTCCGTGCCCGGCCGCCACTACGCCCACAACGCGGTCGCCGCCCTCGTCGCGGGCGTGGCCCTGGGCATCCCGGTCCACAACCTGGCCTCCGCCCTCGGCAAGTACACCGGCGTCAAGCGCCGCCTCCAGCTCAAGGGCGAGGCCGCCGGCGTGCAGGTCATCGACTCGTACGCGCACCACCCCACCGAGATGACCGCCGACCTGGAGGCCATCCGAGGCGCCGCCGGCGACTCCCGGATCCTCGTCGTCTTCCAGCCCCACCTCTTCTCCCGCACCCAGGAACTCGGCACCGAGATGGGCCAGGCCCTGGCCCTCGCCGACGGCTCCGTGGTCCTGGACATCTACCCGGCCCGCGAGGACCCGGTCCCCGGCGTCACCAGCGAGATCATCATCGGCGCGGCCCGCGCCGCCGGCGCCGACGTCACCGCCGAACACGACAAGGGCGCCGTCCCGGACGTCATTGCGGGAATGGCGAAGCCCGGCGACCTCGTTCTGACCATGGGCGCGGGCGACGTGACGGACCTGGGCCCGGCCATCCTGGCCCGTCTGGCGAACTGA
- a CDS encoding indole-3-glycerol phosphate synthase codes for MFTSVLMIEKPLTSVDVDFVTTLHGDDPVSFVVLLQPRGDQDRLLRAIDDVALGELPEAVHEGEEPAGLDARGPAELALEHSLQALRVKKHPAVGQIVEDHPLDKLKAVVEETGADEVIVLTAPHFVEEFFHRDWASRARHKVGVPVLKLFAHNE; via the coding sequence GTGTTCACGAGCGTATTGATGATCGAGAAGCCTCTGACATCCGTAGACGTGGACTTCGTCACGACCCTGCACGGAGACGACCCGGTCTCCTTCGTCGTGCTGCTGCAGCCCAGGGGCGATCAGGACCGGCTGCTGCGCGCCATCGACGACGTCGCGCTCGGTGAGCTTCCCGAGGCGGTCCACGAGGGCGAGGAGCCGGCCGGGCTCGACGCCCGCGGCCCCGCCGAGCTGGCCCTGGAGCACTCCCTCCAGGCACTTCGGGTCAAGAAGCACCCGGCCGTCGGGCAGATCGTCGAGGACCATCCGCTCGACAAACTCAAGGCCGTGGTGGAGGAGACCGGGGCCGACGAGGTGATCGTCCTGACCGCCCCGCACTTCGTCGAGGAGTTCTTCCACCGCGACTGGGCATCCCGGGCCCGCCACAAGGTCGGCGTTCCGGTGCTCAAGCTCTTCGCCCACAACGAATAG
- a CDS encoding pyrimidine reductase family protein, translated as MRRLFPVTDQTPDEADREWSLDELAEAYAYPDPAPGEQPWEHWLRGNMVSSLDGAAQHDGRSQPISSDTDMRIFGTLRALADVVVVGAETVRLEGYRPARAREAFAARRAAAGQGPAPAIAVVSASLDLDFSLPLFTAPLVPTLVLTGAAAPADRVARARAAGAEVLFAGDGAGVDPARAVAALADRGLRRQLTEGGPRLLGQFIAAGVLDELCLTVSPTLTAGDAQRIAGGPALAVPARLGLAALLEEAGFLFTRYRRI; from the coding sequence ATGCGACGCCTGTTCCCTGTGACCGATCAGACACCCGACGAGGCCGACCGGGAGTGGTCCCTGGACGAGCTGGCGGAGGCCTACGCCTACCCGGACCCGGCGCCGGGGGAGCAGCCGTGGGAGCACTGGCTGCGCGGGAACATGGTCTCCTCCCTCGACGGGGCCGCCCAGCACGACGGGCGCTCGCAGCCCATCTCCAGCGACACCGACATGCGGATCTTCGGCACCCTGCGGGCGCTGGCCGACGTGGTCGTCGTCGGTGCGGAAACGGTTCGGCTGGAGGGCTACCGCCCGGCCCGGGCCCGCGAGGCCTTCGCCGCCCGCCGGGCCGCCGCCGGCCAGGGCCCGGCGCCCGCCATCGCCGTGGTCAGCGCGAGCCTGGACCTGGACTTCTCGCTGCCGCTGTTCACCGCCCCGCTGGTGCCGACCCTCGTGCTCACCGGCGCCGCCGCCCCCGCCGACCGGGTCGCGCGGGCGCGGGCCGCGGGCGCCGAGGTGCTGTTCGCCGGGGACGGGGCCGGGGTGGACCCGGCGCGCGCCGTGGCGGCGCTCGCGGACCGGGGGCTGCGGCGCCAGCTGACCGAGGGCGGTCCGCGGCTGCTGGGCCAGTTCATCGCGGCGGGCGTGCTGGACGAGCTGTGCCTGACCGTGTCGCCGACGCTCACGGCGGGTGACGCCCAGCGGATCGCCGGCGGGCCCGCCCTGGCCGTCCCGGCGCGGCTGGGACTCGCCGCGCTGCTGGAGGAGGCCGGGTTCCTTTTCACCCGCTACCGTCGGATCTGA
- the zapE gene encoding cell division protein ZapE: MSTSLTASPGAPAPGHGPIAEAGPQSLCAREPRVPAERLVAEMVPPPRFDAVRFDTYNPDPGQPSQTQAVTVLSEFAAGLGGAHASGSGKRRWFSRTPKSSAPAGPRGVYLDGGYGVGKTHLLASLWHATPAAPEYKAFGTFVELTNLVGALGFQQTVQTLGGHRLLCIDEFELDDPGDTVLVSSLLRKLVESGVALAATSNTLPGKLGEGRFAAVDFLREIQGLSAHFRPLRIDGQDYRHRGLPEAPAPYSEEQVTKAAYATDGATLDDFPALLDHLARVHPSRYGALTEDISAVCLTEVQPVPDQSTALRLVVLADRLYDREIPVLTSGVPFDRLFSDEMLNGGYRKKYFRAISRLTALARDAKGLVAQ; this comes from the coding sequence GTGTCAACATCTCTCACCGCGTCCCCGGGAGCCCCTGCCCCCGGCCACGGACCGATAGCCGAGGCGGGTCCGCAGTCACTGTGCGCCCGCGAGCCGCGCGTACCCGCCGAACGGCTGGTCGCCGAGATGGTGCCGCCACCGCGTTTCGACGCCGTGCGCTTCGACACGTACAACCCGGACCCGGGCCAGCCCAGCCAGACGCAGGCCGTCACCGTGCTGAGCGAGTTCGCGGCCGGGCTCGGCGGGGCGCACGCCAGTGGCAGCGGCAAGCGCCGCTGGTTCTCCAGGACCCCCAAGAGCAGCGCCCCCGCCGGGCCGCGCGGGGTCTACCTCGACGGCGGCTACGGCGTCGGCAAGACCCACCTGCTCGCCTCTCTGTGGCACGCCACCCCGGCCGCGCCCGAGTACAAGGCGTTCGGCACGTTCGTCGAGCTGACGAACCTGGTGGGCGCGCTCGGCTTCCAGCAGACCGTGCAGACCCTCGGCGGACACCGGCTGCTGTGCATCGACGAGTTCGAACTCGACGACCCGGGCGACACCGTGCTCGTCTCCAGCCTGCTGCGCAAGCTGGTCGAGTCGGGCGTGGCGCTGGCCGCCACCTCCAACACGCTGCCCGGCAAGCTGGGCGAGGGCCGGTTCGCCGCCGTCGACTTCCTGCGCGAGATCCAGGGCCTGTCGGCGCACTTCCGGCCGCTGCGCATCGACGGCCAGGACTACCGGCACCGCGGCCTGCCGGAGGCTCCGGCGCCGTACTCCGAGGAGCAGGTCACCAAGGCCGCGTACGCCACCGACGGCGCCACGCTCGACGACTTCCCGGCGCTGCTCGACCACCTCGCCCGGGTGCACCCGAGCCGCTACGGCGCGCTCACCGAGGACATATCCGCGGTGTGTCTCACCGAGGTGCAGCCGGTGCCGGACCAGTCCACGGCGCTGCGCCTGGTGGTCCTCGCGGACCGGTTGTACGACCGCGAGATACCCGTGCTCACCTCCGGGGTGCCCTTCGACCGGCTGTTCAGCGACGAGATGCTGAACGGCGGCTACCGGAAGAAGTACTTCCGTGCGATCTCGCGCCTCACCGCGCTCGCCCGTGACGCAAAGGGCCTGGTGGCACAGTAG
- a CDS encoding OsmC family protein produces MAATRHAHAVWEGDLFEGKGEVTLDSSGLGTYAVSWPARTDEEANGRTSPEELIAAAHSSCYNMAFSNGLAKAGHAPTRLNTRADVTFVPGKGITGIHLTVEGEVSGMGEADFVKAAEEAKLGCPVSQALTGTTITLSAKLV; encoded by the coding sequence ATGGCCGCCACGCGTCACGCACACGCCGTCTGGGAAGGCGATCTGTTCGAGGGCAAGGGCGAGGTGACCCTCGACTCCTCGGGCCTCGGTACGTACGCCGTCTCCTGGCCGGCCCGCACCGACGAGGAGGCGAACGGCCGCACCAGCCCGGAGGAGCTCATCGCCGCCGCCCACTCCAGCTGCTACAACATGGCCTTCTCCAACGGCCTCGCCAAGGCGGGCCACGCCCCCACCCGCCTGAACACCCGCGCCGACGTCACCTTCGTGCCGGGCAAGGGCATCACCGGCATCCACCTGACCGTCGAGGGCGAGGTCTCCGGGATGGGCGAGGCCGACTTCGTCAAGGCCGCCGAGGAAGCGAAGCTGGGCTGCCCGGTCAGCCAGGCCCTGACCGGTACGACGATCACCCTGAGCGCCAAGCTCGTCTGA
- a CDS encoding alkaline phosphatase PhoX: MSATRRQMLAGTGAIASVAFAGALGDLFAGTASAAPQGLAPGGYGPLVPDPAGLLDLPAGFRYRVLSRSGDPMRSGEGPVPQNCDGMAAFPGGRGRVRLVRNHENRASAALRVPAVAGLTYDPGARGGCTVLELDPQGRVTGERVGVAGTAVNCAGGPTPWRTWLTCEETEDLAGTGDYTRDHGFVFEVDPADPHRTGAVPLTALGRFAHEAVAVDPRSGIVYETEDAFVEPFGLFYRFLPDRPCGGTGSLRAGGALEAMRVPDVPDLSAVREPGARFRVEWVPVPDPMAVHTPIRLQDFGRGGITHAQKLEGCYWGGGAVYFVSSFARSSDGSAADHFGQVWKYEPKHARLTLSVVFGPATDVQLPGESPDNICLAPGGGLMVCEDGNGAQHVFGVSRGGEVYPVARNAQNIGTAAEPEWGEFAGVTFSPDGAVMYVNCYTPGTTFAVTGPWR, from the coding sequence ATGTCCGCAACACGCCGTCAGATGCTGGCCGGTACCGGGGCGATCGCCTCCGTGGCCTTCGCCGGCGCACTCGGCGACCTCTTCGCCGGCACCGCGAGCGCCGCGCCCCAGGGCCTGGCCCCGGGCGGGTACGGGCCCCTCGTGCCGGACCCCGCCGGACTCCTCGACCTGCCCGCGGGCTTCCGCTACCGGGTGCTCTCGCGCTCCGGAGACCCCATGCGCTCGGGCGAGGGCCCGGTCCCGCAGAACTGCGACGGCATGGCCGCCTTCCCCGGCGGCCGCGGCCGGGTCCGCCTGGTCCGCAACCACGAGAACCGCGCGAGCGCCGCGCTGCGCGTGCCCGCCGTCGCGGGACTGACGTACGACCCGGGCGCCCGCGGCGGCTGCACCGTGCTGGAGCTCGACCCGCAGGGCCGGGTGACCGGGGAACGGGTGGGCGTGGCCGGTACGGCCGTGAACTGCGCGGGCGGCCCCACCCCCTGGCGGACCTGGCTGACCTGCGAGGAGACCGAGGACCTGGCCGGCACCGGCGACTACACCCGCGACCACGGGTTCGTGTTCGAGGTGGACCCGGCCGACCCGCACCGCACCGGCGCCGTACCCCTGACCGCGCTGGGCCGGTTCGCCCACGAGGCCGTGGCCGTCGACCCGCGCAGCGGCATCGTGTACGAGACCGAGGACGCCTTCGTCGAGCCGTTCGGGCTCTTCTACCGCTTCCTGCCCGACCGGCCCTGCGGCGGCACCGGCTCGCTGCGCGCGGGCGGCGCGCTGGAGGCCATGCGGGTGCCCGACGTGCCGGACCTGTCGGCGGTACGGGAGCCCGGGGCGCGCTTCCGCGTGGAGTGGGTGCCGGTGCCGGACCCGATGGCGGTGCACACCCCGATCCGGCTCCAGGACTTCGGGCGGGGCGGGATCACGCACGCCCAGAAGCTGGAGGGCTGCTACTGGGGCGGTGGAGCGGTGTACTTCGTCTCCAGCTTCGCGCGCAGCAGCGACGGGTCGGCCGCGGACCACTTCGGCCAGGTGTGGAAGTACGAGCCGAAGCACGCCCGGCTCACGTTGTCCGTGGTGTTCGGCCCGGCCACGGACGTGCAGCTGCCCGGCGAGTCGCCCGACAACATCTGCCTGGCGCCCGGCGGCGGCCTGATGGTGTGCGAGGACGGCAACGGCGCGCAGCACGTCTTCGGCGTGTCCCGGGGCGGCGAGGTGTACCCGGTGGCCCGCAACGCGCAGAACATCGGCACGGCGGCGGAGCCGGAATGGGGCGAGTTCGCGGGCGTGACCTTCTCGCCCGACGGGGCCGTGATGTACGTCAACTGCTACACGCCGGGGACCACGTTCGCGGTGACCGGCCCCTGGCGCTGA